From the Winogradskyella forsetii genome, the window CTCAAAAACATTTTCACATTAAAAAATTGTGTTTTCGTTTTGGCAATTGATTATGACGTTGTAATAAAAGGACTTGAGCCAAAATTTGGTAAAATTTCAGAACAAAATGAAAGAGAATTTAGGTCATTTTTTGATAAAATCATTCAAGTGCCATTTTCAATGCCAGTTACAAGTTATAAAATTGACAATTTCCTAAAAGAAAGTTTATTTTCAATAAATTACATAGATGAAGCACATTCTAAAAATACTGAACTGATTTCGAAATTTTCAGAAATTTCTAACTTATCTGTTGGTACAAATCCAAGAGCGTTAAAAAGACTATTAAATTCACTTTCTTTGATAAGTTGCATAAATGCTACAAAAGGCAATTCAGAAGAGAATGACCAATTAAATGATGATTTGGAATTACTTGTCAATTTCACATTGGTTAGTATTCAAATTGCATTTCCACCAGTTTATAAACTTTTGACTATGTATTCTGGTTTTGATAAATGGAATGAAAACATTGCTTTGCAAATGAATCTAAAATCTCTTGACGAACAAAGCAAAGCCAAACTAAATCAATCAGAAGAATTTGACGAAGAATGGGAACAAGTTCTATTCAGACTTTGTGAAAACGACCACTATTTAAAAAAAAGAGCGTTAAGTATTTCAAGACTGTTAAACAGTTTAAAAATATCAATTAACGAAAAAGAAGAAGATGTAGAAGACTTTGTTGGTTCTATAATTTCCCTTTCATCTGTTACTAATCTTGAAGCTTTTGACAAGCCTGTAGTTGATTATCATAGAGGTAATTTCTTGAAACATTTAAGAAATTTGTTAATTCCTGAAATGAAAAAACAACTTCCCGAAATTGCAAATCTTATAAAACCACAAGGAAAAAGGGTTCAATCAAATGCTTACATCAAATTTTCAGAGAAAAATTGGGGACATTGGTTAAAACTGCATTCGCATCCATTCGATGGGAAAGTTCGTTTAATTATGATGTCAGATAAATGGATTTGTCCTGCTAAACATAATACATTACAAGAATGTATTGACGAAGCAAAGTTGACAAATGAATTCAAACAATTGGAAAATGATTGGAATATTTTTATAGAAAGCCATCCAGATTTTGAAAGCTTAAACTTTTATGATGAATTGGCTAAACGTGAAAATCATCACATTATTCATTTATATACTTATTTAGTTTTACCGAGCCTTGAAGATTTTTATAAACAAGAAAATTTAGTCAAAATCAGTAAAGTTTCTTCGGAGATATATCAGTTTTTAGTTAGACTTCAAGATTTAAGTTTAAAACTTCAAGAATTTCATCAGCAATAAAAAAATGGCATTTTCAATAAACGCAGGAACTTACACTTTAAGACAAAACAATCAATCCGAAGAAAATATCATATTAAACGGAACCACAAATTATGTAATTCCTATTTATCAACGACCTTATTCTTGGACTGAATCCCAAATTAAGAAATTCATCAATGATATTTTTGCCTCATTTTGGGGTTATGAACAAGATAAAGATGCAGAACCAATGTTTATTGGAACGATGCAATTATCCGAACTAAAAAGCGATAACACACAAAATATTATTGACGGTCAACAGAGAATTACAACCTTTTTAATTCTACTAAAAGTTTTAAAATTAAAATTTTCTGATTCACAATTATTAGATGATATTAGGCTAAATTGGTTAAAAACAGAAGTTAATAATGGCGAACAGCAGTTAAATTTAAATGAGTTGTTGTCTCAAAATAACATTGAAATTCCATTAGAAAATTCCTTAAATACATATCTAAACAACGCTCAATTAATTAGTGTTTTAATAGACAATCAAACAGACACGGAACTTTTTAATATAGAGAATTTCATAAATCATCTTTTCTCAAATGTATATTTTGTTGTTATAGAAACAAAAGCGAGTTTATCCAAAACCTTACAGATTTTTGATGCAATCAACACAACTGGTTTAGACCTTAATGCAGGGGATATTTTCAAGATTCGTATGTATGAATATTTAAACTTGCAAAGCGAAAACAAGCAAGTTTTTAATGAAATTAGTGCTTTATACGAAAAAATAGATGTAAAGAATAAATCATTTAAAAGTGAAATTGCAAATATTCAAAGCATCTTACATATTTATCAATTCTACCTAATCGCTAAATACAATCTTCCAAATGTTCTATACACTTATGGAGCAAATACTTTTTTTGACAGATTGTTTGAAACAATTTTCAATATCAATCAATGGGAACATTATAGAAATTCTATTAAATCGAGCAATCTCGAATTAAAATTAAGTGAGATAAACACACTAATCGATTTGAGATATAATTGGGAAGAAAAATGGAGAAACAATTCCTATTCGAATGTTGAAAATGCTGGATTACTTCACTTATGGTGGTGGTCAAGATACGGTCGCTTTTGGATTTTAAGTTTTTTGGTCTTAAACAGTTTAAAGGATGATGAATACAAATACGATAAGTTGGCAATATTTACAAAACAGCTAACAAAATTATAT encodes:
- a CDS encoding KAP family P-loop NTPase fold protein; protein product: MRSILKSSITDIPRNISNGEKDNFGIEPFENGLTRFINHTNTPITIALQGEWGSGKTSLMNSLKKNLSDGDNSNYHSVWLNTWEYALMKDASSTLIDIITGLIQETSKIANVDETQTQKIVNKLWGVGKTAMKFAAKTAANKFIDGSSEVVESLFTERGKSSISEIRTELETIIENCIQKDDKQGFIFFIDDLDRIDPPVAVQLLELLKNIFTLKNCVFVLAIDYDVVIKGLEPKFGKISEQNEREFRSFFDKIIQVPFSMPVTSYKIDNFLKESLFSINYIDEAHSKNTELISKFSEISNLSVGTNPRALKRLLNSLSLISCINATKGNSEENDQLNDDLELLVNFTLVSIQIAFPPVYKLLTMYSGFDKWNENIALQMNLKSLDEQSKAKLNQSEEFDEEWEQVLFRLCENDHYLKKRALSISRLLNSLKISINEKEEDVEDFVGSIISLSSVTNLEAFDKPVVDYHRGNFLKHLRNLLIPEMKKQLPEIANLIKPQGKRVQSNAYIKFSEKNWGHWLKLHSHPFDGKVRLIMMSDKWICPAKHNTLQECIDEAKLTNEFKQLENDWNIFIESHPDFESLNFYDELAKRENHHIIHLYTYLVLPSLEDFYKQENLVKISKVSSEIYQFLVRLQDLSLKLQEFHQQ
- a CDS encoding DUF262 domain-containing protein, translated to MAFSINAGTYTLRQNNQSEENIILNGTTNYVIPIYQRPYSWTESQIKKFINDIFASFWGYEQDKDAEPMFIGTMQLSELKSDNTQNIIDGQQRITTFLILLKVLKLKFSDSQLLDDIRLNWLKTEVNNGEQQLNLNELLSQNNIEIPLENSLNTYLNNAQLISVLIDNQTDTELFNIENFINHLFSNVYFVVIETKASLSKTLQIFDAINTTGLDLNAGDIFKIRMYEYLNLQSENKQVFNEISALYEKIDVKNKSFKSEIANIQSILHIYQFYLIAKYNLPNVLYTYGANTFFDRLFETIFNINQWEHYRNSIKSSNLELKLSEINTLIDLRYNWEEKWRNNSYSNVENAGLLHLWWWSRYGRFWILSFLVLNSLKDDEYKYDKLAIFTKQLTKLYLIYSLIYQKSINEINSSFTSQLIKLIVNDSFDSVMEHINKKINQHYDWKKQRLNQIMSGDILYSAKVKNILCRLSALLEEDITSNLPEDIKNVKKNLFWNPIDIEHIQSYNDEDLTNRDLIKSEWGENLNSLGNLVALEQKINRSINNVESKKLLGYQKSSLTIIKSRLVEQYSEWNLEKCVVRKDYEKTKLIKYLLGQNNCCQHRV